The following are encoded together in the Brassica napus cultivar Da-Ae chromosome A9, Da-Ae, whole genome shotgun sequence genome:
- the LOC106453555 gene encoding uncharacterized protein LOC106453555, with the protein MQPTRRSSRLSEKETAIPDLSSSGPSGSSRKRIRKQRRKMTPPPSSPPAAYTSTDDEVEAFQLKEPRYQASRAIFQARNQENPELLRSHITPFSSRFVTSNSVERYEKLASREFVIQQRIDVTDKNLLDVKRVVVRSGLIYTLIDSDLFHPNVVKEFIANLGAAENRGDGVAVFLRGSMVEFSPSLINAMYLIPGFEEDPDYLAVDIDRVCSFLTDNRVRRSEAMSSKYLTPTNQVLYKLVCSNWIPTTNYTSMNQERLKFLYMLHHHRGFDFGQMVYDQIISFAANISTDRSRRVIFPTLIQQVIDYQRTVLSFEDDEEYTGYPKLVVKDIKAGRGQGANSSAADLLADIERTIADLKSIRIRLRSKGVGENIHSILVGLNRMSRKMKWNRTVKKVKVSNE; encoded by the exons ATGCAACCCACCCGAAGAAGCTCTCGATTGTCTGAGAAAGAAACAGCTATTCCGGATCTCTCCTCTTCTGGTCCGTCTGGATCTTCCCGCAAACGTATCCGGAAACAACGCCGAAAGATGACTCCGCCACCGTCTTCTCCGCCTGCTGCATATACATCTACCGACGACGAGGTTGAAGCTTTTCAACTCAAAGAGCCACGCTATCAAGCAAGCCGTGCGATCTTCCAAGCACGAAATCAAGAAAACCCCGAACTACTTCGTTCCCACATCACTCCGTTCTCGAGTCGTTTTGTCACCAGCAATTCAGTTGAGAGGTATGAAAAATTGGCTTCACGTGAGTTTGTGATTCAACAGAGGATCGATGTGACTGACAAGAACTTGCTCGATGTGAAACGGGTGGTAGTTAGGTCAGGGTTGATCTATACTCTGATTGATAGTGACTTGTTTCATCCAAATGTTGTGAAAGAGTTTATTGCCAATTTGGGTGCGGCTGAGAATAGAGGAGATGGTGTTGCTGTGTTTCTTCGTGGGTCTATGGTTGAATTCTCGCCTAGCTTGATTAATGCTATGTATTTGATCCCTGGCTTTGAAGAAGATCCTGACTACTTGGCAGTAGACATTGATCGAGTGTGCTCGTTCCTGACGGATAATCGTGTGCGACGTTCTGAAGCCATGAGCTCTAAGTATCTGACCCCGACGAATCAAGTCCTCTACAAGCTGGTGTGCTCAAATTGGATTCCCACCACCAACTACACGTCAATGAACCAGGAACGACTCAAGTTTCTCTACATGCTTCATCATCACAGGGGCTTTGACTTTGGTCAGATGGTCTATGATCAAATCATCAGTTTTGCAGCTAACATCAGCACTGACAGGTCTCGGAGAGTCATTTTCCCTACATTGATTCAGCAAGTGATTGACTATCAACGGACAGTGCTGTcatttgaagatgatgaagagtaTACCGGGTATCCTAAGCTGGTGGTAAAAGACATCAAGGCAGGCAGAGGCCAAGGGGCTAACTCTAGTGCCGCTGATCTTCTGGCTGACATTGAGCGAACCATAGCTGATCTTAAAAGCATTCGGATTCGCTTGAGGAGTAAGGGAGTA GGGGAGAATATTCACAGCATCCTCGTCGGACTCAACAGAATGAGCAGGAAGATGAAGTGGAACCGGACAGTGAAGAAAGTGAAAGTTTCTAATGAGTGA
- the LOC125578397 gene encoding O-fucosyltransferase 7-like isoform X1 encodes MRRRKKTLVVVVIRRLLTCAICIIALLGFLTVHIYVAPLNRLPRLHLSKYTTRQRGHISYENSITEPSSTRNLSRRETIEENEIQNQRLTSEHINNTHELSQPHFLTSPSFAKLNTTSGTQDYDKLWKHPPNRNFVPCVNPNPNYISPLESRGYLLVHTNGGLNQMRAGICDMVAIARIINATLVVPELDKRSFWQDTSKFSDVFDEDHFINALSKDIRVIKKLPKGIDGLTKVVKHFKSYSGLRYYQNEIATMWDEYKVIRAAKSDSRLVNNGLPPDIQKLRCRACYEALRFSTKIRSMGQILVDRMRSYGLYIALHLRYEKDMLAFSGCNHGLSASEAAELRKIRKNTAYWKVKDIDGKVQRLKGNCPLIRTKKKDLNFT; translated from the exons ATGCGACGACGGAAGAAGACGCTTGTAGTGGTGGTGATACGCAGACTATTAACATGTGCCATATGTATAATAGCATTACTTGGCTTTCTCACCGTACACATCTACGTAGCTCCTCTCAACAGACTCCCTAGGCTACATCTTAGCAAATACACCACTCGT CAGCGAGGACACATCAGTTACGAAAACTCCATTACAGAACCGAGCTCGACTAGGAACCTATCTCGTCGGGAAACGATTGAA GAGAATGAGATTCAGAATCAGAGATTAACATCTGAACACATCAACAATACACATGAGCTATCTCAACCTCATTTCTTGACAAGCCCTTCCTTCGCCAAG TTGAACACTACAAGCGGGACACAAGATTATGACAAGCTTTGGAAACATCCACCTAACCGCAACTTCGTCCCTTGTGTGAATCCCAATCCTAATTACATAT CTCCACTGGAGTCTAGAGGTTATCTTCTTGTTCACACGAATGGCGGTCTTAACCAGATGCGTGCTGGG ATATGTGACATGGTAGCTATAGCTCGTATTATAAATGCCACACTTGTAGTCCCGGAGCTCGATAAACGATCTTTCTGGCAGGATACTAG TAAATTCTCGGATGTATTTGATGAAGACCATTTCATTAATGCTTTATCTAAAGATATAAGAGTCATCAAGAAGCTACCAAAAGGTATTGATGGACTTACAAAAGTGGTTAAGCATTTCAAAAGCTACTCAGGATTGAGATATTACCAAAATGAGATAGCTACCATGTGGGATGAATACAAG GTGATCAGAGCTGCCAAATCCGATTCTCGTCTAGTAAACAACGGCCTACCTCCAGATATTCAAAAGCTACGTTGCCGTGCTTGTTATGAGGCTCTACGCTTCTCTACTAAAATCAGATCAATGGGACAA ATTTTAGTCGATAGGATGAGATCTTATGGTCTATACATAGCCTTACATTTGAGATACGAGAAAGACATGCTGGCTTTTAGCGGCTGCAACCACGGTTTATCTGCTTCTGAAGCTGCTGAGCTAAGGAAGATAAg GAAGAACACAGCGTATTGGAAAGTTAAAGACATTGATGGAAAAGTACAAAGACTCAAAGGGAATTGCCCATTGATaagaacaaagaagaaagacttaaactttacttaa
- the LOC125578397 gene encoding O-fucosyltransferase 7-like isoform X2 — MRRRKKTLVVVVIRRLLTCAICIIALLGFLTVHIYVAPLNRLPRLHLSKYTTRRGHISYENSITEPSSTRNLSRRETIEENEIQNQRLTSEHINNTHELSQPHFLTSPSFAKLNTTSGTQDYDKLWKHPPNRNFVPCVNPNPNYISPLESRGYLLVHTNGGLNQMRAGICDMVAIARIINATLVVPELDKRSFWQDTSKFSDVFDEDHFINALSKDIRVIKKLPKGIDGLTKVVKHFKSYSGLRYYQNEIATMWDEYKVIRAAKSDSRLVNNGLPPDIQKLRCRACYEALRFSTKIRSMGQILVDRMRSYGLYIALHLRYEKDMLAFSGCNHGLSASEAAELRKIRKNTAYWKVKDIDGKVQRLKGNCPLIRTKKKDLNFT, encoded by the exons ATGCGACGACGGAAGAAGACGCTTGTAGTGGTGGTGATACGCAGACTATTAACATGTGCCATATGTATAATAGCATTACTTGGCTTTCTCACCGTACACATCTACGTAGCTCCTCTCAACAGACTCCCTAGGCTACATCTTAGCAAATACACCACTCGT CGAGGACACATCAGTTACGAAAACTCCATTACAGAACCGAGCTCGACTAGGAACCTATCTCGTCGGGAAACGATTGAA GAGAATGAGATTCAGAATCAGAGATTAACATCTGAACACATCAACAATACACATGAGCTATCTCAACCTCATTTCTTGACAAGCCCTTCCTTCGCCAAG TTGAACACTACAAGCGGGACACAAGATTATGACAAGCTTTGGAAACATCCACCTAACCGCAACTTCGTCCCTTGTGTGAATCCCAATCCTAATTACATAT CTCCACTGGAGTCTAGAGGTTATCTTCTTGTTCACACGAATGGCGGTCTTAACCAGATGCGTGCTGGG ATATGTGACATGGTAGCTATAGCTCGTATTATAAATGCCACACTTGTAGTCCCGGAGCTCGATAAACGATCTTTCTGGCAGGATACTAG TAAATTCTCGGATGTATTTGATGAAGACCATTTCATTAATGCTTTATCTAAAGATATAAGAGTCATCAAGAAGCTACCAAAAGGTATTGATGGACTTACAAAAGTGGTTAAGCATTTCAAAAGCTACTCAGGATTGAGATATTACCAAAATGAGATAGCTACCATGTGGGATGAATACAAG GTGATCAGAGCTGCCAAATCCGATTCTCGTCTAGTAAACAACGGCCTACCTCCAGATATTCAAAAGCTACGTTGCCGTGCTTGTTATGAGGCTCTACGCTTCTCTACTAAAATCAGATCAATGGGACAA ATTTTAGTCGATAGGATGAGATCTTATGGTCTATACATAGCCTTACATTTGAGATACGAGAAAGACATGCTGGCTTTTAGCGGCTGCAACCACGGTTTATCTGCTTCTGAAGCTGCTGAGCTAAGGAAGATAAg GAAGAACACAGCGTATTGGAAAGTTAAAGACATTGATGGAAAAGTACAAAGACTCAAAGGGAATTGCCCATTGATaagaacaaagaagaaagacttaaactttacttaa
- the LOC125578396 gene encoding uncharacterized protein LOC125578396, which produces MSFVEIPIFEGFALRQWIDWMEKRFAQVRLSESQKVSLGKTLISGDAKTYIQHWRLPFHSWYSLKVALLFKFGDDDDPEKLRLIEDNTRFVERCCKIRAQQDVAEEFLKTKLSHVADHHLSSIGKCLGTYETRFDSVDQRFDQLTQIATTGTTIATTSIDPIQVSHPSMESDLPHYERSNSFVTKIAMPRFNGSSPFGWLLRLEKYFQSCHVVEDERLGRLSECLEGEAFFWYKKELYFGGFRTWCEFKRRLVARFSPVKRCSRQAATRTTEVISQTVVEPNKSLETVRTPEVLEMPLVKTCSSPTVFLNHISTLETVPTESLTGATEFLHERETVPVIDRAEELVSLVSTVEDLIQEEDSQEAQDSDMRNEVVREAESINQPLTDAELESSPVKKPVETKKIPAGDSIQNLVIEVDHEDMPMLQPLVSKSVLESGHREKLLEYLETDTVFEVQKQDVSPFIVLIPSEEDAFYAQTTCVGSTLNAYNVFAQMFVLRDVLQQAINQQKKSKSWKFKFKPKVPFGADFTRPGRGQPVAEKGHDTGAPVVCKNLDMESNVYFPVGGAGTWSDGKLMTQIEKNSGTTFKIKLTIGNTQRLRNSQNENVLHDNPVALLKIKSGLESAPLEAWLRSSPEARLTYKSLPKCLQVDELRTKTDLLQTNEPGILFQAQSGLVLSGFYSDFHSGARSPQMKFFKSWMFKYNPEQYELTFLSSTNARELIELGKEKILFSVMGSFVWDINVGPTVVFWFRLMRKKNHASWLHGKLCSNRFMELNPFMEQKHDKQSKAGYNFMKMQYVMDMMELLAFVRLDMEDTKPVQIRGHKIFGIWHRWRSRDCVHGVFGMVITWEMYLRSFQSGERLQPSFLRMVNVWEYWRSSAGGNVLHSKCRHKHLLCFQLEDKLHLKGRGIDRFHFVGRTEQ; this is translated from the coding sequence ATGAGTTTCGTGGAGATTCCTATTTTCGAAGGTTTCGCGTTACGTCAATGGATCGATTGGATGGAAAAGAGGTTTGCACAGGTGAGGCTATCAGAATCGCAGAAGGTGAGTTTGGGGAAGACCTTAATCTCCGGAGATGCGAAAACGTATATCCAGCACTGGCGATTGCCTTTCCACAGCTGGTACTCGTTGAAGGTTGCCTTGTTGTTCAAGTTTGGGGATGATGACGATCCAGAGAAGCTTCGATTGATAGAGGATAATACACGATTCGTAGAGCGTTGTTGTAAGATCAGAGCACAACAAGATGTTGCAGAAGAGTTTTTGAAGACGAAGCTTTCTCATGTAGCGGATCATCATTTATCATCAATTGGGAAGTGTCTGGGTACTTATGAGACCAGATTCGATTCAGTGGATCAGCGTTTTGATCAGCTTACCCAGATCGCCACGACGGGAACAACAATTGCTACGACTTCCATTGATCCGATTCAGGTATCTCATCCTTCTATGGAATCTGATCTTCCTCACTATGAACGTAGCAATAGTTTCGTCACGAAGATTGCTATGCCGCGCTTCAATGGATCTAGTCCATTTGGCTGGCTCTTGAGACTAGAGAAATATTTTCAGAGTTGTCACGTTGTCGAGGATGAGAGATTAGGAAGGTTGTCTGAGTGCCTTGAAGGAGAAGCATTCTTTTGGTACAAGAAGGAACTTTACTTTGGTGGATTCAGAACCTGGTGTGAGTTTAAGCGCAGGCTGGTGGCTCGTTTTTCTCCGGTAAAAAGATGTTCTCGACAAGCAGCAACACGGACGACGGAAGTGATTTCGCAGACTGTAGTTGAACCAAATAAATCATTGGAGACAGTGAGAACTCCAGAGGTTCTTGAGATGCCTCTAGTGAAAACTTGTTCTTCACCAACAGTGTTTCTGAACCACATATCAACTCTAGAGACTGTTCCTACGGAAAGCTTAACTGGTGCAACAGAGTTTCTTCATGAGAGAGAGACAGTTCCAGTGATTGATCGTGCAGAAGAATTGGTGTCTCTGGTATCTACAGTGGAAGACTTGATTCAAGAAGAGGATTCACAAGAAGCACAAGATTCTGATATGAGAAATGAAGTTGTTCGTGAGGCAGAGTCTATCAATCAACCTCTGACTGACGCAGAGCTAGAATCAAGTCCTGTAAAGAAACCAGTGGAGACAAAGAAGATTCCAGCAGGAGACTCAATTCAGAATCTGGTGATTGAAGTTGACCACGAGGACATGCCAATGTTACAACCTCTGGTATCAAAATCTGTTCTCGAATCTGGCCATAGAGAAAAATTGTTGGAGTATTTGGAAACAGATACTGTGTTTGAGGTTCAGAAGCAAGACGTTAGTCCATTCATTGTTCTAATACCATCGGAAGAGGATGCGTTTTATGCGCAAACAACATGTGTGGGCTCCACTCTAAACGCCTACAATGTGTTCGCTCAAATGTTTGTTCTGAGAGATGTATTACAACAAGCCATAAACCAGCAGAAGAAATCCAAATCTTGGAAGTTCAAATTCAAACCAAAGGTGCCATTTGGTGCAGACTTTACACGGCCTGGAAGAGGGCAACCAGTAGCAGAAAAAGGACATGATACTGGAGCTCCGGTAGTCTGTAAGAATTTGGATATGGAGAGTAATGTCTACTTTCCAGTGGGTGGTGCAGGTACTTGGAGTGACGGAAAGCTCATGACTCAAATAGAGAAGAACAGTGGCACTACTTTCAAGATCAAGCTGACAATTGGGAATACGCAGAGGCTTAGGAATTCACAAAATGAGAATGTGCTTCATGACAACCCTGTTGCTTTGTTAAAGATTAAATCAGGTCTTGAGAGTGCTCCACTGGAAGCTTGGTTACGTTCTTCACCAGAAGCGCGGCTTACATATAAATCACTGCCAAAATGTCTTCAAGTTGATGAATTACGTACAAAGACGGATTTGCTGCAGACAAATGAACCAGGGATTCTGTTTCAGGCACAGTCTGGATTGGTTTTGAGTGGTTTCTACTCTGATTTTCACAGTGGTGCTCGGAGTCCTCAGATGAAATTCTTTAAATCTTGGATGTTTAAATACAACCCTGAGCAATATGAACTCACGTTCTTGTCCAGTACAAACGCGAGGGAGCTGATTGAACTAGGGAAAGAGAAGATATTGTTCAGTGTTATGGGTTCTTTTGTCTGGGATATCAATGTCGGGCCTACTGTAGTTTTCTGGTTTAGactgatgaggaagaagaatcaTGCAAGTTGGTTGCATGGGAAACTTTGTTCTAACAGATTTATGGAGCTTAACCCATTCATGGAGCAGAAACATGACAAGCAATCTAAAGCTGGTTATAACTTCATGAAAATGCAGTATGTCATGGATATGATGGAGTTACTTGCTTTTGTGCGTCTTGATATGGAGGATACCAAACCTGTTCAAATTAGAGGTCACAAAATCTTTGGCATTTGGCATCGTTGGAGAAGCAGGGACTGCGTCCATGGTGTTTTTGGAATGGTTATAACATGGGAAATGTACTTAAGGAGCTTTCAAAGTGGAGAAAGGCTGCAACCATCTTTCCTGAGGATGGTGAACGTATGGGAGTATTGGAGAAGTTCAGCTGGTGGTAATGTGCTTCATTCCAAGTGCCGCCACAAACACCTTCTATGTTTTCAGCTTGAGGACAAGCTGCATCTGAAAGGGCGGGGTATTGATAGGTTCCACTTCGTAGGAAGAACAGAGCAATGA